In Castor canadensis chromosome 11, mCasCan1.hap1v2, whole genome shotgun sequence, a single genomic region encodes these proteins:
- the Tsen54 gene encoding tRNA-splicing endonuclease subunit Sen54 isoform X1: MEPEPDPGTVEVPAGRVLSAPELLAARSRSQKLPQRSHGPKDFLPDGSAAQAERLRLCRQELWQLLAEERVERLGSLVSAEWRPEEGFVELKSPAGKFWQTMGFSEQGRQRLHPEEALYLLECGSIHLFHQDLPLSIQEAYQLLLTDDSLTFLQYQVFSHLKRLGYVVRRFQPSSILSPYERLLNLDGCAQRLDDRTGKRKRSASSRSVNKKAKAPENSLPPWSLVPSSPPACDQNNQCPEEKYQESSPRKGPGGPFQPLESLDPCPSLPRKGVVCSQESDKVENGVKGACKPRWNFEQISFPNMASDSRHTFLPAPAPELLPANITGREIDAESWCQKLNQRKEKLSRRDREHQAEAQQFREDLNADPEVQRCSSWREYKELLQRRHLQKSPSCPPHLWSQPVTPLLSPSQANSPAMVLQHISVLQTTHLADGGAQLLKKPRGLEISFDVYQADAVATFRKNNPGKPYARMCVSGFDEPVPDLCSLKRLSYQSGDVPLIFALVDHGDISFYSFRDFTLPSDLEH, encoded by the exons ATGGAGCCCGAACCGGACCCCGGGACCGTGGAGGTTCCCGCTGGGCGCGTGCTCAG TGCCCCCGAGCTCCTTGCCGCGCGATCGCGGTCTCAAAAGCTGCCCCAGCGATCGCATGGCCCCAAGGACTTCCTCCCCGACGGCTCGGCGGCCCAGGCCGAGCGGCTGCGCCTGTGTCGCCAAGAGCTCTGGCAGCTGCTGGCCGAGGAGCGCGTGGAGCGCCT GGGCAGCTTGGTGTCCGCCGAGTGGAGACCGGAAGAGGGCTTTGTGGAGTTGAAGTCTCCTGCG GGTAAATTCTGGCAGACCATGGGCTTCTCAGAGCAGGGCCGGCAGCGGCTTCACCCCGAAGAGGCTTTGTATCTGCTGGAGTGT GGCTCTATTCACCTCTTCCACCAAGACTTGCCGCTGTCTATCCAAGAGGCCTACCAGTTGCTGCTGACAGATGACAGCTTGACTTTTCTGCAGTACCAG GTCTTCAGCCACCTGAAGAGACTGGGCTATGTGGTTCGACGATTTCAACCAAG CTCTATCCTGTCTCCTTACGAGAGGCTGCTGAACTTGGATGGCTGCGCCCAGCGCCTAGATGATAGGACTGGCAAGAGGAAGAGGAGTGCCAGCTCTAG GTCTGTTAATAAGAAGGCCAAGGCTCCGGAGAACTCCCTGCCACCCTGGAGCCTGGTGCCTTCCAGCCCACCTGCCTGTGACCAGAACAACCAATGTCCAGAGGAGAAATATCAGGAGTCAAGCCCCAGGAAAGGCCCAGGAGGCCCCTTTCAGCCTCTGGAGTCCCTGGATCCCTGCCCTAGTCTGCCTAGAAAGGGTGTAGTATGTAGTCAGGAAAGTGACAAAGTAGAGAACGGAGTTAAGGGGGCTTGTAAGCCACGCTGGAACTTTGAGCAGATCTCGTTCCCCAACATGGCTTCAGATAGCCGCCACACCTTCCTGCCTGCCCCAGCCCCAGAGCTGCTCCCCGCCAATATCACTGGGCGGGAGATAGATGCTGAGTCCTGGTGCCAGAAGCTGAACCAGCGGAAGGAGAAGCTCTCCCGAAGAGACAGGGAACACCAAGCAGAGGCCCAGCAATTCCGGGAGGACCTAAATGCAGACCCCGAGGTGCAGCGTTGCTCTAGCTGGCGTGAGTACAAGGAGCTGCTGCAGAGACGACACCTGCAAAAGAGCCCTAGCTGCCCCCCACACCTGTGGAGCCAGCCCGTCACCCCCTTGCTGAGCCCGAGCCAGGCAAACTCTCCAG CCATGGTTCTTCAGCATATCTCCGTGCTGCAGACAACACACCTTGCAGATGGAGGTGCCCA ACTGCTGAAGAAGCCCAGAGGCTTAGAGATCAGCTTTGATGTTTACCAGGCTGATGCTGTGGCCACATTCCGAAAGAACAACCCTGGCAAACCCTATGCCCGGATGTGCGTTAGTGG
- the Caskin2 gene encoding caskin-2 gives MGREQDLIVAVKNGDVTCVQKLVAKVKASKTKLLGSTKRLNVNYQDADGFSALHHAALGGSLELIALLLEAQATVDIKDSNGMRPLHYAAWQGRLEPVRLLLRASAAVNTASLDGQIPLHLAAQYGHYEVSEMLLQHQSNPCLVNKAKKTPLDLACEFGRLKVAQLLLNSHLCVALLEGEAKDPCDPNYTTPLHLAAKNGHREVIRQLLRAGIEINRQTKTGTALHEAALYGKTEVVRLLLEGGVDVNIRNTYNQTALDIVNQFTTSQASREIKQLLREASGILKVRALKDFWNLHDPTALNVRAGDVITVLEQHPDGRWKGHIHESQRGTDRVGYFPPGIVEVVSKRVGIPVPRLPSASTPLRPGFSRTPQLPVDDPLHSLTYGQLPRVGLSPDSPAGDRNSVGSEGSVGSIRSAGSGQSSEGTNGHSTGLLIENAQPLPSAGEDQVLPRLHAPPLADNLGHRPLASHRSGEIFTQDVRPEQLLEGKDAQAIHNWLSEFQLEGYTAHFLQAGYDVPTISRMTPEDLTAIGVTKPGHRKKIASEIAQLSISEWLPSYIPTDLLEWLCALGLPQYHKQLVSSGYDSMGLVADLTWEELQEIGVNKLGHQKKLMLGVKRLAELRRSLLQGEALGEGGCRLARGPELMAIEGLENGEGPAVAGPRLLTFQGSELSPELQAAMAGGGPEPLPLPPARSPSQESIGARSRGSGHSQEQPAPQPSGGEPITPQERNLPEGTERPSKLCSPLSGQGPAPYVFMCPQGSPSSPAPGPPPGAPRAFSYLAGPLATPPDPPRPKRRSHSLSRPGPAEGEAEGEAEGPMGSALGSYATLTRRPGRSALARTSPSPTPTRGTSRSQSFALRARRKGPPPPPPKRLSSVSGPTEPLPLDGSPGPKEGATGPRRRTLSEPSGPLEPPGPPTPAGPASDTEEEDPVSEGTPPSRGSSGEGLPFAEEGNLTIKQRPKPAGPPPRETPVPLGLDFNLTESDTVKRRPKCREREPLQTALLAFGMAGATPSSSAPLPSQAPSEASSSASSSPLRPEPSSLANQGSLAPLTPATQSPVPCAGPSLEHSASRQNVETEHLAAPTALLKVPGAGTGPKPVSVACTQLAFSGPKLAPRLGPRPVPPPRPENTGAMGPGRAQQRLEQTSSSLAAALRAAEKSIGAEEQEGPSGTSTKHILDDISTMFDALADQLDAMLD, from the exons ATGGGTCGAGAACAGGACCTTATCGTTGCTGTCAAGAATGGAGATGTGACCTGTGTCCAGAAACTGGTGGCCAAGGTCAAGGCTTCAAAGACAA AGCTCCTTGGCAGCACGAAGAGACTCAATGTCAACTACCAGGATGCTGATGG ATTCTCTGCTCTCCACCATGCTGCCTTGGGAGGTAGCCTGGAGCTCATAGCCTTACTGCTGGAGGCTCAGGCCACCGTTGACATCAAAGACAGCAATG GTATGCGTCCACTGCACTACGCAGCCTGGCAGGGCCGGTTGGAGCCTGTGAGGCTGCTGCTGCGGGCCTCTGCGGCTGTCAACACTGCCTCACTGGACGGGCAGATCCCTCTGCACCTGGCCGCACAGTACGGACACTATGAGGTG tcagAAATGCTCCTCCAGCATCAGTCCAACCCATGCCTAGTCAACAAGGCCAAGAAGACACCTCTGGACCTGGCCTGTGAATTCGGGCGGCTCAAG GTGGCCCAGCTGCTACTGAACAGCCACTTATGTGTGGCGTTACTGGAAGGTGAGGCCAAGGACCCATGTGACCCCAACTACACTACGCCACTGCATTTGGCTGCTAAGAATGGCCACAGAGAAGTCATCAG GCaactcctgagagctgggattgaGATCAACCGTCAGACCAAGACAGGCACGGCGCTCCATGAGGCTGCATTATATGGCAAGACCGAGGTGGTGCGGCTGCTCCTGGAG GGAGGCGTAGACGTGAACATCCGGAACACATATAACCAGACTGCACTGGACATTGTGAACCAATTCACCACCTCCCAGGCCAGCCGGGAGATCAAGCAGCTACTTCGGG AAGCTTCGGGGATCCTGAAGGTCCGAGCGCTCAAGGATTTCTGGAACCTCCATGATCCCACTGCTCTCAATGTCCGAGCAGGGGATGTCATCACG GTGCTTGAACAGCATCCAGATGGCCGCTGGAAGGGCCACATCCATGAGAGCCAAAGAGGCACAGACCGCGTGGGCTACTTCCCACCAGGCATCGTGGAGGTGGTCAGCAAGCGGGTGGGCATCCCTGTGCCCCGTCTTCCCTCTGCGTCCACCCCCTTGCGCCCAGGCTTCTCCCGGACACCACAGCTTCCTGTCGATGACCCCCTGCACTCTCTTACCTATGGCCAGCTCCCTCGGGTGGGCCTCAGCCCAGACAGCCCAG CAGGTGACAGGAATAGCGTGGGCAGTGAGGGCAGTGTGGGCAGCATCCGCAGTGCTGGCAGCGGGCAGAGTTCCGAGGGCACCAATGGCCACAGCACTGGCCTCCTTATTGAGAATGCCCAG CCGCTGCCCTCTGCCGGAGAGGACCAGGTGCTGCCAAGACTGCACGCCCCACCTCTGGCAG ACAACCTGGGCCACCGCCCTCTGGCCAGCCACCGCTCTGGGGAGATCTTCACCCAGGATGTGAGGCCTGAGCAGCTGCTGGAAGGGAAG gATGCACAGGCCATTCATAACTGGCTGAGCGAATTCCAGCTGGAGGGCTACACTGCCCATTTTCTTCAGGCTGGCTATGACGTGCCAACCATCAGTCGCATGACGCCTGAG GATTTGACAGCCATTGGAGTGACCAAGCCTGGGCACAGGAAGAAGATCGCTTCAGAGATTGCCCAGCTCAGCATCTCCGAATGGCTGCCCAGTTACATCCCG ACGGACCTGCTGGAGTGGCTGTGTGCACTCGGGCTGCCACAGTATCACAAGCAGCTGGTGAGCAGCGGCTATGACTCTATGGGGCTGGTGGCCGATCTCACCTGGGAGGAGCTGCAGGAGATAGGTGTCAACAAGCTGG GGCACCAGAAGAAGCTTATGCTGGGTGTGAAGCGGTTGGCAGAGCTTCGGCGGAGCCTGCTACAAGGAGAGGCCCTAGGCGAAGGCGGGTGCCGGCTGGCCAGGGGTCCAGAGCTGATGGCCATTGAGGGGCTGGAGAATGGGGAGGGTCCAGCCGTGGCTGGCCCACGCCTCCTCACCTTTCAGGGTAGTGAGCTGAGCCCAGAGCTACAGGCAGCAATGGCAGGGGGTGGCCCTGAACCgcttcccctgccccctgcccgtTCCCCCAGCCAGGAGAGCATTGGAGCACGCTCACGGGGATCTGGTCACTCACAAGAACAGCCTGCCCCCCAGCCCAGTGGTGGAGAGCCCAtcactccacaggagaggaaccTTCCAGAGGGCACAGAGCGCCCTTCCAAGCTTTGCTCCCCACTTTCTGGCCAAGGACCTGCCCCTTATGTTTTTATGTGCCCCCAGGGCTCACCCTCCAGCCCAGCCCCAGGGCCACCTCCTGGTGCACCCCGGGCCTTCTCCTACTTGGCTGGCCCTCTTGCCACTCCCCCAGACCCACCTCGGCCCAAACGCCGGTCCCACAGCCTGAGCCGCCCTGGCCCTGCTGAAGGAGAAGCTGAAGGGGAGGCTGAAGGGCCAATGGGCAGTGCCTTGGGCAGTTATGCTACCCTCACTCGGCGACCAGGACGCAGTGCCCTTGCTCGGACCAGTCCTAGCCCAACCCCAACTCGAGGGACCTCCCGCAGCCAGTCCTTTGCCCTCCGGGCCCGTCGTAAGGGCCCCCCTCCGCCACCCCCCAAGCGCCTCAGCTCAGTTTCTGGCCCTACAGAGCCACTGCCACTAGATGGGAGCCCAGGGCCCAAGGAGGGGGCAACAGGGCCCCGAAGGAGAACACTGAGTGAACCAAGTGGGCCCTTAGAGCCCCCTGGCCCACCCACCCCAGCTGGCCCAGCATCTGACACAGAAGAGGAGGATCCTGTCTCTGAGGGAACACCCCCATCTCGGGGCAGCTCAGGGGAAGGGCTGCCATTTGCAGAGGAGGGGAACCTGACTATCAAGCAGCGGCCGAAACCAGCTGGCCCCCCACCCCGGGAGACCCCCGTGCCCCTGGGCCTCGACTTCAACCTCACAGAGTCAGACACTGTCAAGCGGAGGCCCAAATGCAGGGAGAGAGAGCCACTACAGACAGCACTGTTGGCCTTTGGGATGGCAGGTGCCACCCCTAGCTCCTCTGCACCCCTGCCTTCCCAAGCCCCCAGCGAGGCCTCCTCTTCAGCCTCCTCCAGCCCTTTGCGGCCTGAACCCAGCAGCCTTGCAAATCAAGGATCTCTAGCCCCTCTTACCCCTGCAACACAGTCCCCAGTGCCCTGTGCTGGCCCAAGTCTGGAACACTCAGCAAGCAGGCAAAATGTGGAGACCGAACACCTGGCTGCCCCCACTGCCCTCCTCAAGGTGCCTGGAGCAG GAACAGGCCCCAAGCCTGTGTCTGTGGCCTGCACTCAGCTGGCATTTTCTGGCCCAAAGCTGGCTCCCCGGCTTGGCCCCCGGCCAGTGCCCCCTCCAAGGCCTGAGAACACTGGGGCTATGGGCCCAGGTAGGGCCCAGCAGAGACTGGAGCAGACCAGCTCATCCCTGGCAGCTGCACTGAGGGCAGCCGAGAAGAGCATTGGCGCTGAGGAACAAGAGGG CCCCTCTGGGACCTCCACCAAGCACATTCTGGACGACATCAGCACCATGTTTGATGCCCTGGCTGACCAGCTGGATGCCATGCTGGATTGA